A region from the Polaribacter sp. Hel1_33_78 genome encodes:
- a CDS encoding SDR family oxidoreductase, which yields MVREFQNKNYWALILGGSSGLGLATAKKLAKHGMNICVVHRNSRAQKQEIEKHFNEIRSENIEFISHNFDALNVEKREGFILEFIEKLRGKGTIKTLVHSIAKGNLKPMFSEEKQVLKNDDFQITINAMAISLYDWFQAIFDKKLFADDARIISFTSEGNSKPWKNYAAVSAAKVTLEAISRNIAIEFAQFGVRANCIQAGVTDTASLNMIPNSETIKQHTLKRNPFRKLTTPEDVANVVYLLSKDEASWINGTIIKVDGGESLN from the coding sequence ATGGTAAGAGAATTTCAAAATAAAAATTATTGGGCACTAATTTTAGGTGGATCAAGTGGCTTGGGTCTGGCAACTGCAAAAAAGTTAGCCAAACACGGTATGAATATTTGTGTTGTTCATAGAAACTCAAGAGCTCAAAAACAAGAGATTGAAAAACACTTTAATGAAATTCGAAGTGAAAATATTGAATTTATTTCTCACAATTTTGATGCTTTAAATGTTGAAAAAAGAGAGGGATTTATACTAGAATTTATAGAAAAATTAAGAGGAAAGGGCACAATAAAAACGCTGGTTCACTCTATTGCAAAAGGCAACTTAAAACCTATGTTTTCTGAAGAAAAACAGGTTTTAAAAAATGACGATTTCCAAATTACTATTAATGCAATGGCTATTAGTTTGTATGATTGGTTTCAGGCAATATTCGATAAAAAATTATTTGCAGATGACGCAAGGATTATCAGCTTTACGAGCGAAGGAAATTCGAAACCTTGGAAAAATTATGCAGCAGTTTCTGCGGCAAAAGTTACGTTAGAAGCTATATCTAGAAATATTGCTATAGAATTTGCTCAATTCGGAGTTAGAGCAAATTGTATTCAAGCTGGCGTAACAGATACAGCTTCTTTAAATATGATACCTAATAGCGAAACGATAAAACAGCACACATTAAAAAGAAATCCTTTTCGGAAACTAACAACCCCGGAAGATGTTGCAAATGTGGTATATTTATTAAGTAAAGACGAAGCTTCGTGGATTAATGGAACGATTATAAAAGTTGATGGAGGGGAAAGTTTAAATTAA
- a CDS encoding type III polyketide synthase: MKVKITSVAKQLPKYFRETKDIIPFVKHWMQNQETRFQRKVIKLFEGAGVDKRYSIMDPEEVFIATSFEEKNNIYAREVVKLGEQSLKKALEKANLKAIDLDFIITVSCTGIMIPSMDAYLINSLEMKQDIVRLPVTEMGCAAGVSGIIYAKNFLKSNPNKRAVVVAVEAPTATFQLDDYSMTNIVSAAIFGDGASSVILSSYEEDKGPEIIDEAMYHFYDATEMMGFNLVNTGLQMILDKEVPQKISDHFPAIVHPFLERNNLTIENINHLIFHPGGKKIVQTVEDLFGVLGKNIDDTKEVLRLYGNMSSATVLYVLERFMDRDPAKGERGLMLSFGPGFSAQRILLEW; the protein is encoded by the coding sequence ATGAAAGTAAAAATAACATCAGTTGCAAAACAGCTGCCAAAATATTTTAGAGAAACAAAAGATATCATTCCGTTTGTAAAACACTGGATGCAAAATCAAGAGACTCGTTTTCAGCGAAAAGTAATTAAACTTTTTGAAGGAGCTGGCGTTGATAAGCGCTATTCAATTATGGATCCTGAAGAAGTTTTTATAGCAACTTCTTTTGAGGAAAAAAACAATATTTATGCACGAGAGGTTGTAAAATTAGGAGAACAATCGTTAAAAAAAGCATTGGAAAAAGCAAACTTAAAAGCTATTGATTTGGATTTTATTATTACAGTAAGTTGCACGGGGATTATGATTCCTTCGATGGATGCATATTTAATAAATTCCTTAGAAATGAAGCAAGATATTGTGCGTTTACCAGTCACAGAAATGGGTTGTGCAGCAGGGGTCTCTGGCATTATTTATGCAAAGAATTTTTTAAAATCAAACCCAAATAAAAGAGCCGTTGTTGTTGCGGTTGAAGCACCAACGGCAACGTTTCAATTAGACGATTATTCAATGACAAATATTGTAAGTGCTGCCATTTTTGGTGATGGCGCTTCTAGTGTGATTTTGTCTTCATATGAAGAGGATAAAGGGCCAGAAATAATAGACGAAGCTATGTATCATTTTTACGATGCTACAGAAATGATGGGTTTTAACCTTGTAAATACCGGTTTGCAGATGATTTTAGATAAGGAGGTTCCACAGAAAATATCAGATCACTTCCCGGCCATTGTGCACCCTTTTTTAGAAAGAAATAACCTAACAATTGAGAATATCAATCATTTGATTTTTCACCCTGGAGGGAAAAAAATAGTGCAAACCGTAGAAGACTTATTTGGAGTTCTAGGTAAAAATATAGATGACACAAAAGAAGTGCTTCGTTTGTATGGAAACATGTCTAGCGCAACTGTTTTGTATGTTTTAGAGCGGTTTATGGATAGAGATCCAGCAAAAGGAGAAAGAGGTTTAATGTTGAGCTTTGGTCCAGGTTTTTCTGCACAAAGAATTTTGTTAGAATGGTAA